Proteins found in one Bacteroidales bacterium genomic segment:
- a CDS encoding DUF5916 domain-containing protein has protein sequence MEKVTVRLIKNFSGLLIPVFVFCFQTSVISQENIQIRRLTSNIEFDGIPDEAAWESIENFQLTMHRPNFGNEPSEKSDVRIGYDDEFLWIGAKLFMQDASKIYAASKKRDEMLFDYDAFGVVLDSYNDNENGLAFFTAPTGLRTDYAISNDAAGGGGPGGPGGMNISWDTFWDVKATRDDQGWYVEMRIPFSSLKFKPENDVATMGLIISRNISANNETDTYPPIDTKYGFMATNKPSQAHKVEISGARPTRPVYISPYAIGGFSREWVEDEEGLNYEKNDYPKYNAGLDVKYNINSNLTLDLTANTDFAQVEADDQQVNLSRYSLFFPEKRKFFQERSSLFDFSLGGRADNLFYSRNIGLVDGEQIRIYGGARLTGRVGKWDMGLLDMQTAHHEEIAGENFGVIRMRRQVINPNSYVGGIFTSRIGMDGKQNFSYGVDGIFRLFGDDYLNVKWAQSYDTEIDSKLSSLDPSFFLFKWERRSEEGFAYDLDYSYSGQQFNPGIGFVMRNGVHGGSTRFLYGWIPGDQSRLFNYNLNIRGARFVRLEDGGLESMEISPGFEINTKNGIHAEISTETAWEGVLYDFNLSDSIIIEAGEYTFTGFEGRFGTSEAKRISVRGDVYAGQFYDGNRYGFQSEFNLNFSSSFILSPGYEYNHLAFPDRESNNLLNIHAFNIKAQVMISTKFSANFMAQYVNTEDEFIGNFRLRYNPREGNDFYLVYNDLRSFIDRREIVGHPPFHGKTIMLKYTHTFIL, from the coding sequence ATGGAAAAAGTGACAGTTAGATTGATTAAGAACTTTTCCGGACTCCTGATCCCTGTATTTGTCTTTTGTTTTCAGACCTCTGTGATCAGTCAGGAAAATATCCAGATCCGCAGACTGACTTCTAACATTGAATTCGACGGAATCCCGGATGAGGCAGCCTGGGAATCCATTGAAAATTTCCAGTTAACCATGCACAGGCCTAATTTTGGGAACGAACCCTCAGAAAAAAGTGATGTGAGGATCGGGTATGATGACGAATTCCTGTGGATCGGTGCAAAACTGTTTATGCAGGATGCATCAAAGATCTATGCTGCTTCAAAGAAAAGAGATGAGATGTTGTTTGATTATGATGCCTTTGGAGTCGTGCTGGATTCGTACAACGATAACGAAAACGGGCTGGCGTTCTTTACGGCCCCCACAGGGCTTCGCACCGATTATGCGATTTCAAATGATGCAGCAGGCGGAGGAGGCCCGGGTGGACCAGGGGGCATGAATATCAGTTGGGACACTTTCTGGGACGTTAAAGCGACCCGGGATGATCAGGGCTGGTATGTGGAAATGAGGATCCCCTTTTCAAGCCTGAAATTCAAACCGGAAAATGATGTGGCCACCATGGGCTTGATTATCAGCCGGAACATCAGTGCCAATAATGAGACCGACACCTATCCTCCCATCGATACGAAATATGGTTTTATGGCAACCAATAAGCCATCACAAGCCCACAAAGTGGAAATTTCAGGAGCCAGGCCCACCAGGCCGGTGTATATATCTCCTTATGCAATTGGCGGATTTTCAAGGGAATGGGTGGAAGATGAAGAGGGGCTTAATTACGAAAAAAATGATTATCCCAAATACAATGCAGGGCTGGATGTAAAATATAATATCAACAGCAACCTGACCCTGGATCTAACTGCCAATACGGATTTTGCCCAGGTTGAAGCTGATGACCAGCAGGTGAACCTATCAAGGTATTCTCTATTCTTCCCGGAAAAACGGAAATTTTTCCAGGAAAGATCCAGCCTGTTTGATTTTAGTCTGGGGGGCCGGGCCGATAACCTGTTCTATTCCCGGAATATCGGCCTGGTGGACGGAGAGCAGATCAGGATTTACGGGGGAGCAAGGCTCACAGGAAGGGTCGGGAAATGGGACATGGGCCTGCTGGATATGCAAACCGCACACCATGAGGAGATCGCCGGAGAGAATTTTGGAGTGATCCGGATGAGACGGCAGGTGATCAATCCCAACTCCTACGTGGGGGGAATCTTTACTTCCCGTATCGGGATGGACGGAAAACAAAATTTCTCCTACGGGGTGGATGGAATATTCAGGCTGTTCGGGGATGATTATCTGAATGTCAAATGGGCTCAAAGCTACGATACCGAGATTGACAGTAAGCTGTCATCTCTGGATCCCTCATTTTTCCTGTTCAAGTGGGAGCGCAGGTCCGAGGAGGGGTTTGCCTATGACTTGGATTATAGCTATTCGGGGCAACAATTTAATCCCGGGATCGGTTTTGTTATGCGCAACGGGGTTCATGGTGGTAGTACCCGATTCCTGTATGGCTGGATTCCCGGCGATCAATCCAGATTGTTCAATTACAACTTGAATATCAGGGGGGCCCGGTTTGTCAGGCTTGAGGACGGAGGCCTCGAATCCATGGAAATCTCTCCAGGATTTGAGATCAACACAAAGAATGGTATACATGCAGAGATTTCCACGGAAACGGCCTGGGAGGGCGTCCTCTATGATTTCAATTTATCAGATAGTATTATCATTGAGGCAGGAGAATATACCTTTACAGGCTTTGAGGGCAGATTCGGAACTTCCGAAGCCAAGCGGATCTCGGTCCGCGGTGATGTGTATGCCGGACAGTTCTATGACGGCAACAGATACGGCTTTCAGTCTGAATTTAATCTGAATTTTTCTTCCAGCTTCATTCTCTCTCCGGGTTACGAGTATAATCACCTCGCTTTCCCGGACAGAGAAAGCAATAATCTGCTCAATATTCACGCCTTCAACATAAAGGCACAGGTCATGATCAGCACCAAGTTTTCAGCAAATTTCATGGCCCAGTATGTGAACACGGAAGATGAATTTATCGGAAACTTCCGTTTGAGATATAATCCTCGGGAAGGCAATGATTTTTACCTGGTATATAATGATCTCCGCAGTTTCATCGACCGTAGAGAAATAGTGGGGCATCCGCCTTTTCATGGCAAGACCATAATGCTGAAATATACCCATACCTTTATATTATAA
- a CDS encoding 1-acyl-sn-glycerol-3-phosphate acyltransferase, translating into MKTISGRILERMGWTIKGVFPDIKKSIIIFAPHTAHIDALYGKLGITELGIKFLFLSKKELFFFPMNILMKKFGSIAVRGVKDKNAIFQVAELLNHAEELHIVISPEGWVKKVPDWNKGFYYMALKARVPIVVAYLDYKKKEMGIKDVIYEVGDYESVKSQINSLYKDVTGKCPEQFVLQA; encoded by the coding sequence ATTTTAGAAAGAATGGGATGGACGATAAAAGGTGTTTTTCCGGATATAAAGAAGTCCATAATCATTTTTGCCCCTCACACTGCCCATATTGATGCCTTATACGGGAAATTGGGAATTACAGAATTGGGAATTAAATTTCTGTTCCTTTCAAAAAAGGAATTATTCTTTTTTCCCATGAATATCCTGATGAAGAAATTCGGTTCCATCGCGGTCAGGGGTGTCAAGGATAAAAATGCCATATTCCAGGTTGCTGAATTATTGAACCATGCAGAAGAATTACATATTGTAATATCTCCGGAGGGCTGGGTCAAAAAGGTTCCGGACTGGAATAAAGGATTCTATTACATGGCATTAAAAGCCAGAGTACCCATTGTCGTTGCATACCTGGATTATAAGAAGAAAGAGATGGGAATCAAAGACGTGATCTACGAAGTCGGAGATTATGAGTCCGTTAAAAGCCAGATCAACTCCCTGTATAAAGATGTAACCGGTAAATGTCCCGAACAGTTTGTCCTGCAGGCTTAA